A window of the Acidobacteriota bacterium genome harbors these coding sequences:
- a CDS encoding peptidyl-prolyl cis-trans isomerase gives MLKREADGPAGRFAPALRVLTAILLLAGSLAAQEGQTNGGADSAGDTVIIDEIVAKVNSDIITKTDLDAEINRIRVSVMGANASDPEKGRQMFQEQRPNILRNMIISRLMYQRAEEYGMLAPMEQDVDAYIKREIMDPNGIPSIDVLKQVLEQQGTTYEDFRKGIEDQYVQSRINNAFVFSKVTILSDEIEAFYQENIERFTEPATVELAEIILESEGKDASKVRDLAEDIVARLEAGEAFQELAREYSDNTATASQGGRSGTFTRDQLSDALQGPAFDLEVGSSSGVIETAFGFAIIKVLARTPATPVPLEEVRPQVVEYLRNQKAQPYLEQFLDQLRDESYVYVAPKYQEQFNLEEIL, from the coding sequence ATGCTGAAACGCGAAGCTGACGGCCCGGCGGGCCGATTTGCGCCGGCCCTGAGAGTCTTGACGGCGATCCTGTTGTTGGCGGGGAGCCTTGCGGCCCAGGAAGGACAGACCAACGGAGGAGCCGATAGCGCCGGCGACACCGTCATTATCGACGAGATCGTGGCCAAGGTGAATTCCGACATCATCACCAAGACCGACCTGGATGCCGAGATCAACCGCATTCGCGTCAGCGTCATGGGCGCCAACGCCAGCGATCCCGAAAAAGGCCGGCAGATGTTCCAGGAGCAGCGTCCCAATATCCTGCGCAACATGATCATCTCCCGCCTCATGTACCAGCGGGCCGAAGAATACGGAATGCTGGCCCCGATGGAGCAGGATGTGGATGCCTACATCAAGCGGGAGATCATGGACCCCAACGGCATCCCGTCCATCGACGTTCTCAAGCAGGTTTTGGAGCAGCAGGGAACGACTTACGAGGACTTCCGCAAGGGTATTGAAGACCAGTATGTCCAGTCGCGCATCAACAACGCCTTCGTCTTCAGCAAGGTCACCATTCTCAGCGACGAAATCGAAGCCTTCTACCAGGAGAACATAGAGCGCTTTACCGAACCCGCTACGGTGGAGTTGGCCGAGATCATCCTGGAAAGCGAGGGCAAAGACGCCTCCAAGGTGCGGGATCTGGCCGAAGACATCGTGGCCCGGCTGGAAGCCGGCGAGGCCTTCCAGGAACTGGCCCGAGAGTACTCGGACAACACCGCCACCGCCAGCCAAGGCGGACGCAGCGGCACCTTTACCCGCGACCAGTTGTCAGACGCCTTGCAGGGGCCGGCCTTCGACCTCGAAGTGGGATCTTCCAGCGGCGTTATCGAGACCGCCTTCGGATTCGCCATCATCAAGGTCCTGGCCCGGACGCCCGCCACGCCTGTTCCCCTGGAAGAGGTCAGGCCCCAGGTCGTGGAGTACCTGCGCAACCAGAAAGCTCAGCCCTACCTGGAGCAGTTTCTCGATCAATTGCGCGACGAGAGCTACGTCTACGTGGCTCCCAAGTACCAAGAACAGTTCAATCTGGAAGAAATCCTGTAG
- the mfd gene encoding transcription-repair coupling factor, producing MAQETPKASAAAERKGEHPLLQRLASSCSLREGVLGGLHPADTALLLAARFHCGSGNLLWLCRDNAEAERRAQDLRFFLPREWRSSVLTLPGTEADPYRGLSPHPDILARRALALWRLTRLPRALVITTPAALSLRLPSRANFLSHCLHLEVGAMMPRQHLVERLREVGYLQEDPVNEEGEFSLRGGIIDIYSPSGPYPVRIELFGDEIESIRQFDPSTQRSVELVPQCEVIPMREMPVTESEIRRWHHEAPEHWNEVRFAEALREKRQFTADGELFNGFESLFPLVLETGSHLFDYRPQEENASDWQWVISSRSQLMEDLDQRFRRFRDDFQIRSEDGDLALPPERLFWTESWWKERLQAHDTWSVDPQPGEREDFTFDFQRERKYHGRLPDLVQDLAGWKEAGQRALFVMHTPGMTERMQDILREYEVAAAQVEDFEDLSADVSILQGRLSEGFHSPSLGLHVLTQQDVFEESKLQRPSRPPKRDLSGTFLSDFRDLREGDYVVHIDHGIGQYRGLKQIGVGDDSKEFAVLTYYGGAKLYVPIDRLDLVQKYSSAGDAKPSLDRLGGASWEKTKKRIKKSMRDMADELLKLYAQRAVVKGHAFPPDDEMMREFEEAFEYTETSDQAAAIRDVKADMEAERPMDRLICGDVGYGKTEVAMRAAFKAVSDDKQVAVLAPTTVLAFQHFNTFTERMQGFPVTLEMISRFRGRKEQSEILKKVKGGTVDILIGTHRLLSKDVAFQRLGLVIIDEEQRFGVSHKEKLKKLKTKVDVLTLSATPIPRTLNMSLIGLRDLSIIETPPRDRLAIQTVVLKFSRQIIQSAIDLELKRKGQVFFLHNSVDTIHSIAQMVQDTVPDARVAIAHGQMREDRLEKVMLDFVEYEYDVLVCTTIIENGLDIPRANTLVVNRADRFGLAQLYQLRGRVGRSNRRAYAYLLIPTEEVLSNDARRRLKAIREFSDLGAGFRIAALDLEIRGAGNLLGGEQSGQINAVGFELYSKLLDQTIRELKGQPVDDEVQTSIDLRLDIQIPDHYIDDSNQRLWLYKRISSTADEQALASLRDETVDRYGKLPRSLSNLFRQARLRFKARRLKVLSIDRKGTRLMLKFRHDTPVQPQQVIKLVEAGEGVSLTPEGVVVLQADTSRVSEIFDNLHGFLEELAVLQ from the coding sequence ATGGCTCAGGAAACCCCTAAAGCCTCAGCCGCTGCCGAGCGCAAGGGGGAGCATCCCCTGCTGCAGCGCCTGGCGTCCTCTTGCAGCCTGCGGGAGGGCGTGCTGGGAGGACTCCATCCGGCCGACACGGCGCTGCTGCTGGCCGCCCGCTTCCACTGCGGCAGCGGCAATCTGTTGTGGCTGTGCCGCGACAATGCCGAAGCCGAACGCCGGGCTCAGGACCTGCGTTTCTTTCTGCCCCGCGAATGGCGCTCCTCGGTCCTCACCCTGCCCGGCACGGAAGCCGATCCCTACCGCGGACTCTCGCCTCACCCCGACATCCTGGCCCGCCGCGCGCTGGCCCTTTGGAGGCTCACCCGCCTGCCCCGCGCGCTGGTCATCACCACTCCCGCCGCCCTCAGCTTGCGCCTGCCCTCGCGCGCCAATTTCCTCAGCCATTGCCTGCACCTCGAGGTGGGCGCCATGATGCCGCGTCAACACCTGGTGGAGCGCCTGCGGGAGGTCGGCTACCTGCAGGAAGATCCCGTCAACGAGGAAGGCGAATTCTCGCTGCGCGGAGGCATCATCGACATCTACTCGCCCTCCGGACCCTATCCCGTCCGCATCGAGCTCTTCGGGGACGAGATCGAGTCCATCCGCCAGTTCGACCCGTCCACGCAGCGTTCGGTGGAACTGGTGCCCCAGTGCGAGGTCATCCCCATGCGGGAGATGCCCGTGACGGAAAGCGAAATCCGGCGCTGGCACCATGAGGCACCCGAGCATTGGAACGAAGTGCGCTTTGCCGAAGCCCTGCGCGAGAAGCGCCAGTTCACGGCGGACGGCGAGTTGTTCAACGGCTTCGAGTCGCTCTTTCCGCTGGTGCTCGAAACCGGGTCGCATCTCTTCGACTACCGTCCTCAGGAAGAAAACGCGTCCGACTGGCAATGGGTGATTTCGAGCCGCAGCCAGTTGATGGAGGATCTCGATCAGCGCTTCCGGCGCTTCCGCGACGATTTCCAGATCCGCTCCGAGGACGGTGATCTGGCCTTGCCGCCCGAGCGCCTCTTTTGGACCGAATCCTGGTGGAAAGAGCGCTTGCAGGCTCACGACACCTGGTCGGTCGATCCCCAGCCGGGCGAGCGAGAGGACTTCACCTTCGACTTCCAGAGGGAGCGCAAGTATCATGGCCGGCTGCCCGATCTGGTGCAGGACCTGGCCGGCTGGAAAGAGGCGGGCCAGCGCGCCCTCTTCGTCATGCACACCCCGGGCATGACCGAGCGCATGCAGGACATCCTGCGCGAGTACGAAGTGGCGGCCGCCCAGGTTGAGGACTTTGAAGACCTGTCGGCCGATGTCAGCATTCTGCAAGGGCGCTTGTCGGAAGGCTTTCATTCCCCGTCGCTGGGACTTCACGTCCTCACCCAGCAGGACGTTTTCGAAGAAAGCAAGCTGCAGCGTCCGTCCCGCCCCCCCAAGCGCGACCTGAGCGGGACCTTCCTCTCCGACTTCCGCGACCTGCGGGAAGGCGATTACGTCGTCCACATCGATCACGGAATCGGTCAGTACCGGGGACTCAAGCAGATCGGCGTGGGAGACGACAGCAAGGAGTTCGCCGTCCTCACCTACTATGGCGGCGCCAAGCTCTATGTGCCCATCGACCGCCTCGACCTGGTGCAGAAGTACAGTTCGGCGGGAGACGCCAAGCCTTCCCTGGACCGCCTCGGCGGCGCTTCCTGGGAAAAGACCAAGAAGCGCATCAAGAAGTCGATGCGCGACATGGCCGACGAACTGCTCAAGCTCTACGCCCAGCGGGCCGTCGTCAAAGGACACGCCTTCCCTCCCGACGACGAGATGATGCGCGAGTTCGAAGAGGCCTTCGAGTATACCGAGACCTCCGATCAAGCGGCCGCCATCCGCGACGTCAAGGCCGACATGGAAGCCGAGCGCCCCATGGACCGCCTGATTTGCGGAGACGTGGGCTACGGAAAGACCGAGGTGGCCATGCGGGCCGCCTTCAAGGCCGTGTCCGACGACAAGCAGGTGGCCGTGCTGGCTCCCACCACCGTGCTGGCCTTCCAGCACTTCAACACTTTCACCGAGCGCATGCAGGGCTTTCCCGTCACGCTAGAGATGATCAGCCGCTTCCGCGGGCGTAAAGAGCAGAGCGAAATCCTCAAGAAGGTGAAAGGGGGGACGGTTGACATTCTCATCGGCACCCACCGGCTGCTTTCCAAGGACGTCGCCTTCCAGCGTCTGGGTCTGGTGATCATCGATGAAGAGCAGCGTTTCGGCGTTTCCCACAAAGAAAAGCTCAAGAAGCTGAAAACCAAAGTCGACGTTCTCACCCTTTCCGCCACACCCATCCCGCGCACCCTCAACATGTCGCTGATCGGGCTGCGCGATCTGTCCATCATCGAAACGCCTCCCCGCGACCGCCTCGCCATCCAAACCGTGGTGCTCAAGTTCTCGCGCCAGATCATCCAAAGCGCCATCGACCTGGAGCTTAAGCGCAAAGGGCAGGTCTTTTTTCTCCACAACAGCGTGGACACCATCCACTCCATCGCCCAGATGGTTCAGGACACCGTTCCAGATGCGCGGGTGGCCATAGCCCACGGGCAGATGCGGGAGGACCGTCTGGAAAAGGTGATGCTCGATTTCGTAGAGTATGAGTACGATGTGCTGGTCTGCACCACCATCATCGAGAACGGACTCGACATTCCGCGCGCCAATACTCTGGTGGTCAACCGTGCAGACCGTTTCGGACTGGCCCAGCTTTACCAACTGCGGGGACGCGTGGGCCGTTCCAACCGGCGGGCCTATGCCTACCTGCTCATACCCACCGAAGAGGTGCTGAGCAACGACGCCCGCCGCCGCCTCAAGGCCATCCGCGAGTTCTCCGACCTGGGGGCGGGCTTCCGCATCGCCGCCCTCGATCTGGAGATCAGGGGAGCCGGCAACCTGCTGGGCGGTGAGCAGTCCGGACAGATCAACGCCGTAGGTTTCGAGCTCTACAGCAAACTGCTCGACCAGACCATACGCGAGCTCAAGGGCCAGCCGGTGGATGACGAGGTTCAGACTTCCATCGACCTGCGCCTCGACATCCAGATTCCAGACCACTACATCGACGATTCCAACCAGCGGCTGTGGCTTTACAAGCGCATCTCCAGCACGGCCGACGAGCAGGCCCTGGCCAGCCTCCGGGATGAGACCGTGGACCGCTACGGCAAACTTCCCCGCTCCCTCTCCAATCTCTTCCGTCAGGCCCGGCTGCGCTTCAAGGCGCGCCGCCTCAAGGTGCTCTCGATCGACCGCAAGGGAACGCGGCTGATGCTCAAGTTCCGACACGATACCCCCGTCCAGCCCCAGCAGGTCATCAAGCTGGTAGAGGCGGGAGAAGGCGTTTCCCTGACCCCGGAAGGGGTGGTGGTCTTGCAGGCCGACACCAGCCGGGTTTCGGAGATTTTCGACAATCTGCACGGCTTCCTCGAGGAATTGGCTGTGCTACAATGA
- a CDS encoding peptidylprolyl isomerase: MRDRPLRIPFLRSAAALCLVVLLASSCRLKSSEQAVDGGQQKDRIALAEVNGQVISRSEFEAFVRLNGGLDLAALDSGERIDMFHNMLTDYLISRRADAEDVSLSEADLENAVQEWMPQAEDRVAAQSLIQRFLRGQKLLRDQVYAGIEVTPQETRNYYNRNYSSFEAGDRIHLLEILVSDRPQAVRLKNELEAGDMRAFREAAQLYSQGASAASGGDLGLVEKGSLPAPFEEVVFRLKPGEISDIFTSGHGFHLFMVEETIPRHQQKYYEVQKEIYVRLLAEKERRALDEFLKQLIRDASISIYDEELRSEWRKRYAETRS; the protein is encoded by the coding sequence ATGAGAGACCGCCCGCTTCGGATCCCGTTTCTACGATCTGCGGCCGCGTTGTGCCTGGTTGTGCTGCTGGCGTCCTCTTGCCGCCTCAAGAGTTCCGAGCAAGCGGTCGACGGAGGTCAGCAAAAGGACCGGATTGCGCTGGCGGAAGTCAACGGTCAGGTCATTTCACGCAGCGAGTTCGAGGCGTTCGTACGCCTCAACGGCGGGCTCGACCTGGCCGCTCTCGATTCCGGCGAGCGCATCGACATGTTCCACAACATGCTCACGGATTACCTCATCAGCCGTCGCGCCGATGCAGAAGATGTTTCCCTCAGCGAGGCCGATTTGGAAAACGCCGTGCAGGAGTGGATGCCCCAGGCTGAGGACCGCGTTGCGGCTCAATCCCTCATCCAGCGCTTCCTCCGGGGCCAGAAGCTGTTGCGTGATCAGGTTTACGCGGGGATCGAGGTTACGCCCCAAGAGACCCGCAACTACTACAACCGCAATTACAGTTCCTTCGAAGCCGGCGACCGCATTCATCTGCTGGAGATCCTGGTTTCCGACCGGCCCCAGGCGGTGCGCCTGAAGAACGAGCTGGAGGCCGGCGACATGAGGGCCTTCAGAGAAGCCGCCCAACTCTACTCGCAAGGCGCATCAGCCGCTTCCGGAGGCGATTTGGGATTGGTGGAGAAGGGTTCGCTCCCGGCCCCCTTCGAAGAGGTGGTCTTCAGGCTGAAGCCGGGCGAGATCAGTGATATCTTCACCTCTGGACACGGTTTCCATCTCTTCATGGTGGAAGAGACGATCCCGCGCCACCAGCAGAAATACTACGAGGTCCAGAAAGAAATCTACGTCAGGCTGCTGGCCGAAAAGGAACGGCGCGCGCTGGACGAGTTTTTGAAACAATTGATCCGCGATGCATCCATATCGATATACGACGAGGAACTGCGGTCGGAGTGGAGGAAGCGATATGCTGAAACGCGAAGCTGA